A window of Microbacterium luteolum contains these coding sequences:
- a CDS encoding DUF2306 domain-containing protein yields MSQQMKVNRPPAVQQRRRPKSGWPAITGLLLLSALPVLGGVLRLGEVSATPGGSLPLVSTAALIAHIVAMTVFCVLGAFQFSPALRTRHRWHRAAGRVLIPAAFIAALSAIWLAVFFGGRLEELPLAMVRLVFAAAMTVFLVRAVIAITRRDFAAHGAWMTRAYAIAVSGGTQALVFALWTIPLGDVDAFGEAWLVATAFVINSAVAELLIRRRTGRRMSRVSDRGALVS; encoded by the coding sequence ATGTCGCAACAGATGAAGGTCAACCGCCCGCCGGCCGTGCAACAGCGGCGGCGTCCGAAGAGCGGATGGCCGGCGATCACCGGCCTCTTGCTGCTGAGTGCGCTCCCGGTGCTCGGCGGTGTGCTCCGCCTCGGGGAAGTGAGCGCCACCCCCGGGGGCTCACTTCCCCTCGTCTCGACAGCGGCGCTGATCGCGCACATCGTGGCGATGACCGTGTTCTGCGTTCTCGGCGCGTTCCAGTTCTCTCCGGCACTGCGAACCCGGCATCGCTGGCATCGTGCCGCCGGCCGCGTCCTGATCCCCGCTGCCTTCATCGCGGCGCTGTCCGCCATCTGGCTCGCGGTCTTCTTCGGCGGCCGCCTCGAGGAGCTCCCGCTCGCGATGGTTCGCCTCGTCTTCGCAGCAGCGATGACGGTGTTCCTGGTGCGGGCGGTGATCGCGATCACGCGCCGCGACTTCGCTGCGCACGGTGCATGGATGACCCGCGCCTACGCGATCGCCGTCTCCGGCGGAACCCAGGCGCTCGTGTTCGCGCTGTGGACGATCCCCCTCGGCGACGTCGACGCGTTCGGGGAAGCCTGGCTGGTCGCGACGGCGTTCGTGATCAACAGCGCCGTGGCAGAGCTGCTCATCCGCCGAAGGACCGGCCGGCGGATGAGCCGCGTGTCGGATCGAGGTGCGCTTGTATCCTGA
- a CDS encoding DUF6326 family protein encodes MRTRRPTTTALEEQRMPVRVKLAAAWASFMFLYIYVDILAFYKPGVVDDILVGVVWQFDITQTWAITALSLLAIPILMVVLSVALPARAARIATLIVAAIQVPFAAFNAVGEVGGSWLYFYILGVALELIVLVFILKWAWTWPRTATITVPTTGADREVRHVR; translated from the coding sequence ATGAGAACACGTCGACCCACCACCACGGCACTCGAAGAGCAGCGGATGCCGGTGCGAGTCAAACTCGCCGCCGCATGGGCGAGCTTCATGTTCCTGTACATCTACGTGGACATCCTCGCCTTCTACAAACCCGGCGTCGTCGACGACATCCTCGTCGGCGTCGTCTGGCAGTTCGACATCACCCAGACCTGGGCGATCACCGCGCTGAGCCTCCTGGCGATCCCGATCCTCATGGTCGTGCTGTCGGTCGCACTGCCCGCCCGGGCCGCCCGCATCGCCACCCTCATCGTGGCCGCGATACAGGTCCCGTTCGCGGCCTTCAACGCGGTCGGCGAGGTGGGCGGGTCGTGGCTGTACTTCTACATCCTCGGCGTCGCGCTGGAGCTGATCGTTCTCGTCTTCATCCTCAAGTGGGCATGGACGTGGCCGCGGACGGCAACGATCACGGTGCCGACGACCGGTGCGGACCGTGAGGTGCGACACGTTCGGTAG
- a CDS encoding sensor histidine kinase, producing MTGLWRSAWRAPSAVPPPPRRVWRDGVLVAVVAVLAVVEGIFRTDLQQPLLSVLVLLAVLPTVLWRRTRPLVMLVIVMVPLGLLLPDSTLYTSLFVMVNVYALYRWGSGRDLVIGSAVLLASLGLTFVRGEGLDDLIGGFALLLAVVLLGVAFRYRAGSRQRGLDRIRMREREHLARDLHDTVAHHVSAIAIRAQAGLVMAARDPRAAEDALGVIEAEAAKTLSELRSMVRVLRQGDTAELAPSPSLGDIEQLAGTRPGGVAVAVKVAGDDGSIPPPVAAAVFRLAQESVTNALRHARQISRVDVLVEADEDGLRLSVTNDGEVATSPTPGFGIIGMTERAALLGGTCQAGPAPGGGWVVTAVLPRVGWAA from the coding sequence GTGACCGGGCTCTGGCGTTCCGCGTGGAGGGCGCCGAGCGCCGTGCCTCCTCCGCCGCGCCGGGTGTGGCGGGACGGGGTTCTCGTGGCCGTCGTCGCCGTGCTGGCTGTGGTCGAGGGGATCTTCCGGACCGACCTGCAGCAGCCGCTGCTCTCGGTGCTCGTGCTGCTCGCCGTACTCCCGACGGTGCTGTGGCGCCGCACGCGGCCGCTGGTGATGCTCGTCATCGTGATGGTGCCGCTCGGGCTGCTGCTGCCCGACTCGACCCTCTACACGAGTCTCTTCGTCATGGTGAACGTCTACGCCCTCTATCGCTGGGGGTCGGGTCGCGACCTCGTGATCGGGTCGGCCGTCCTCCTGGCGAGCCTCGGCCTCACGTTCGTCCGCGGGGAAGGCCTCGATGATCTCATCGGCGGATTCGCGCTGCTGCTGGCGGTGGTGCTGCTCGGCGTCGCCTTCCGCTATCGCGCCGGATCCCGGCAGCGCGGCCTCGACCGCATCCGGATGCGGGAACGCGAACATCTCGCCCGTGATCTGCATGACACGGTCGCCCACCACGTCTCGGCCATCGCGATCCGGGCGCAGGCGGGCCTGGTGATGGCGGCGCGAGACCCCCGAGCGGCAGAGGACGCACTCGGCGTGATCGAGGCGGAGGCGGCCAAGACCCTGAGCGAACTGCGCTCCATGGTGCGGGTGCTGCGACAGGGCGACACGGCGGAGCTCGCGCCCAGTCCGAGTCTGGGCGACATCGAGCAGCTCGCCGGAACGAGGCCGGGCGGTGTGGCCGTCGCCGTGAAGGTCGCGGGCGACGACGGCAGCATCCCGCCGCCTGTGGCTGCCGCGGTCTTCCGCCTCGCGCAGGAATCCGTGACCAACGCCCTCCGTCACGCCCGGCAGATCTCGCGCGTTGACGTGCTGGTGGAGGCGGATGAGGACGGGCTGCGGTTGAGCGTGACGAACGACGGAGAGGTCGCCACGTCGCCCACGCCCGGATTCGGGATCATCGGCATGACGGAGCGTGCTGCCCTTCTCGGCGGCACCTGCCAGGCCGGACCCGCGCCGGGTGGCGGATGGGTCGTCACCGCGGTGCTCCCTCGTGTTGGATGGGCAGCATGA
- a CDS encoding NAD(P)-dependent alcohol dehydrogenase: MTTETTMTAAVYRRFGGPEEVHLEQRPIPSPKPGEVLIRVHASTVSIADHRSRARDVPSGLGLLVAAGLGAFRPKHPILGMDAAGVVEAVGSDVTAFTAGDRVIAATGGAFGGHAEYVCLPADGAITRAPASLTLEEAVTLVFGGITVQGFFAQVSIGPGTSVLVNGASGAVGTAAIQLAKQLGADVTAVTSGGNAALVTSLGADRVIDYTRQDFTAGDETYDVIVDGVGNAGFGRVEGSIAPGGALLLIVGDLWSMLRSRWQTRRSGKLVTWNVGKPGADELAYLVALADSGRYRPVIDRTFDLADIVEAHRYVDTGRKRGNVVLRIADADALS, from the coding sequence ATGACAACCGAAACGACCATGACCGCGGCCGTCTACCGCCGCTTCGGCGGCCCCGAGGAGGTGCACCTCGAGCAGCGCCCGATCCCTTCGCCGAAGCCGGGAGAGGTACTCATCCGGGTGCACGCGAGCACGGTGAGCATCGCCGACCATCGGTCCCGCGCTCGCGACGTCCCGTCCGGCCTCGGTCTGCTTGTAGCCGCCGGACTCGGGGCGTTCCGGCCGAAGCATCCGATTCTGGGCATGGATGCCGCGGGCGTCGTCGAAGCCGTCGGCTCGGACGTCACAGCTTTCACCGCCGGCGATCGCGTCATCGCGGCGACGGGCGGAGCTTTCGGCGGTCACGCCGAGTACGTGTGCCTGCCCGCCGACGGAGCGATCACCCGCGCTCCCGCGAGCCTGACGCTCGAGGAGGCGGTGACCCTCGTGTTCGGCGGAATCACCGTGCAGGGCTTCTTCGCCCAGGTCTCGATCGGGCCGGGCACCTCGGTGCTGGTGAACGGCGCATCCGGCGCGGTCGGCACCGCGGCGATCCAGCTGGCGAAGCAGCTCGGCGCCGACGTCACCGCCGTCACGAGCGGGGGCAACGCTGCGCTCGTGACCTCACTCGGCGCCGACCGCGTCATCGACTACACCCGACAGGACTTCACCGCGGGCGACGAGACATACGACGTGATCGTCGACGGCGTCGGCAATGCCGGATTCGGCCGCGTCGAGGGATCGATCGCTCCCGGCGGGGCGCTGCTGCTCATCGTCGGCGACCTGTGGTCGATGCTGCGCAGCCGCTGGCAGACCCGCCGATCGGGAAAGCTCGTCACCTGGAACGTCGGCAAGCCCGGCGCCGACGAGCTCGCCTACCTCGTCGCCCTCGCGGACTCCGGTCGTTACCGGCCCGTCATCGACCGCACCTTCGACCTGGCCGACATCGTCGAGGCGCACCGCTACGTCGACACCGGGCGCAAGCGCGGCAACGTCGTGCTGCGCATCGCCGACGCCGATGCACTTTCCTGA
- a CDS encoding aminoglycoside phosphotransferase family protein, whose amino-acid sequence MNEADRVKLIAASSGISVRTVTMLPGGNENFVARVQGETHDVVVRFARDPSQMVDPFDFELWALEAAAEVGIHTSAVVARGRAADTSYLVVEYIAGTTASPDDLEAWHAIGTSLRALSTVDTATAPSTLFSRFGRDLDAAWRAHVSYNLAMLTDEDPLIQLGVYRRSDQGTIRAMLSSQLDRALPQGLIHGDLSTRNVVAGARYAVIDWGAAHAGPVPWGDLDVLHRWHVMESRQSPVSAAAWAEVLCGAGIDPETARPVLWELAVLGALDVVRWAREQRPDRLDELRESSRRVIDRMLMARDA is encoded by the coding sequence GTGAACGAAGCAGATCGCGTGAAGCTCATCGCCGCTTCGTCAGGCATCTCCGTTCGCACCGTGACGATGCTTCCCGGTGGGAACGAGAACTTCGTGGCTCGGGTTCAGGGCGAGACCCACGACGTTGTCGTTCGTTTCGCGCGGGATCCTTCGCAGATGGTAGATCCCTTCGACTTCGAGCTCTGGGCGTTGGAGGCCGCAGCGGAGGTCGGGATCCACACCTCTGCGGTCGTAGCCCGAGGGCGAGCCGCCGACACGTCGTATCTCGTGGTGGAGTACATCGCCGGTACGACCGCCTCCCCGGATGACCTGGAAGCCTGGCACGCGATCGGTACCTCGTTGCGGGCGCTCTCCACGGTCGATACGGCGACCGCCCCCAGCACGCTGTTCTCGCGGTTCGGGCGCGACCTGGACGCCGCGTGGCGCGCGCATGTCTCCTACAACCTCGCCATGCTCACCGACGAAGACCCGCTGATCCAGCTCGGGGTGTACCGGCGGAGCGACCAGGGGACCATCCGTGCGATGCTCTCCTCGCAGCTGGATCGCGCGCTTCCCCAGGGGCTCATCCATGGCGACTTGTCGACACGGAACGTCGTAGCGGGCGCCCGATATGCGGTCATCGATTGGGGCGCCGCGCATGCAGGACCGGTTCCCTGGGGTGACCTCGATGTCCTGCACCGGTGGCACGTGATGGAGTCCCGGCAATCCCCTGTCTCGGCAGCCGCGTGGGCCGAGGTGCTCTGCGGCGCCGGAATCGATCCTGAGACCGCGAGACCCGTGCTCTGGGAACTCGCGGTACTCGGGGCGTTGGACGTCGTCAGATGGGCACGCGAACAGCGTCCGGACCGCCTGGACGAGTTACGAGAATCCTCCCGCCGCGTCATCGATCGGATGTTGATGGCACGGGACGCATGA